Genomic DNA from Desulfonatronum thioautotrophicum:
TCATCCTTGGGCGTGATCAAGCGCTTGAAAAATCCCAGTGTCAGGCGGTCCTTAACAGTGGCATGCATTTGCCCACTTTGCGATGAAGACCTGCGCCGCCCTCCTGATGAGGACCAAGGCGAATGCTCGGTATAGTAGAACCCGGTCCCCGGCAGGCCCAGGGTCCGACGCATTCCCTTGGAACCAAGCGTCATCTTCGCCCCACGGGGACCAAAGGACAGCGATGGGCCGGACTTGCTCAGGTTCATCGTGATGCCGGGGGCGACCCGAAAGCGGCGGAAGAAGCGGAAGGCCATGGAATGATGATGTCGTCAAAACATCTCTTTAAATAGGCAAATCATCATAGGGCGGAACCTCACTGCCCTGCTGCTTATCTCCGGGATACACCGGCTGCCCATCACCACCTTGTCCCTGGCGCAACCGCTCCGAATCCTGCTTGGAGTCCATGAACGTGACGTTCTGGGCTACAATCTCGGTGGTGTACCGGTCCTGTCCCTGCTGGTCCTGCCATTTCCTGGTTTGCAACTTGCCCTCGACCAGGGCCAGCGATCCCTTTTGCAGGAACTTGCAGACATTTTCGGCCTGGCGCTGCCAGACCACGATTCGGTGCCATTCCGTCTGCTCGACCTTGTTCCCGGATTTGTCCGTATAGGATTCGTCCGTGGCCATGTTGAAATTGGTCACCGGCGTTCCCTGGGCCGTATATTTCAACTCAGGCGTCGTGCCCAAGCGACCAATGATTATTGCCTTGTTCAAACTGCCTGCCATGTTCCACCTCTCAGATACCGTAAATATCCGTGGGTAATAATTTTGAAAATCTTGCTACCTTCAAAGACGCTTGGAATCAAGAAACCATTGAAGACCTGCTGGGTACGAATTTGATCAATGGGTGAGGACGCTGACCATCTGCTCCTTGAAGACGGTCTCTCCCCCGAACTCATAGACAAGCAGATCATCGACATCATCAACAATCTCACAAAACATCCTCAAAACCCAGACGATGTGGTCGGCAGTGAACGGGGCCGCATGAACGTCTGCAACCGCGATAATCCGGCCTTGGTCAAAAAAGAAATGCAGAAATCCACAACGCTTGTTCAGTTCGTTCAGGCGGGCAAGCAAACCCGGACTCGACTCAAGGCCGGATACCAGCGGCGAATGCATCTGGACCAGGGGAGGATCAGCCTGGTAGCGGATAAAGACGATGGCCGTGCCGACACGCAAGGCGATGTCTCTGTCCTGATCAAAGCCAAGATCGGGCAGCCCCATGCACTCCTGCACCGTGGACAAAAGGCGTTGGCGCATTTGATCGGGATCTTGGTCCGCAGGACGTACCCGTCGCTTGACACCCAGGGTGGGGAAGGCCAGGGAGTTCCGGTCCGAATCAAAGGCTTCGTACTCAAGCCATGCGGGGTGGGTTACCCGTAGGATTTGGTCAAAAGTCCTGACCACCAGGTCAGCGACGGACTTGTACGCAACGGGCAAGGGGTGATCGATGAAATAGTTCGAGGTGCCTTCCGGGTCATCCTCCGGCGCTGTCTCAGGGGGCCGCGTTGGAATCTTCCAGCCGTTTTCAAGGAGTAAGGCAATCTGGTGTTCGGTCAATTGCTCGGATTGTTCCAGGTAGTTATTGCTCGTGGTTTCCATCCGCAGCCCATGCAGGCCCTGTCCGGCGAACTGGATGTACCTGTTGGACTGCTTGGCGCAAATGATCAGGTACTGGTCCTCCTGCAATCCTTCGAGCACCTGAGCCAGGTTTTGTGCAAAAGCCGTCCATACGGACGGAACGCATGATGCTGAATCACGGTGTTTCTGAAGCTGCTTCTGCATATCCCCTCCTTCGCTCAATACCGTTGCCCCCTGCGGGAACTCCTGGCCAGCCTGGACGAAGAATTCTTGGTTTGCGCACCTTCGCTGACATGGAATGCGCAGAGGTGCACAACGCGCCCGTTCTCAACAAGCGCTCCGCCCCTGACTGAGGAGGCCATGATTCGCACATCCAGACCCAGCCCCAGAGCATCAAAGCTTTCCATCGACGACGCGATCACTCTATTCAAAAACGCGGTCGCCTGCTCGCCCGTGAACACCTCTTCCTGACCTTTTCGTTCCATGGCATCAAGGGCGAAGCTGCGGACAATCTTTTCGTGCATCCGGGAATAAGTCGTCGTGCTGTCAAAATATTCCAGCCCCATGGCTTGGCCGTGAATCCCAAAAATTGCGCCGACCTGGTTCTCGACGAAGCGTAACGCCTGGACATACGTTTCCAGGCGATCCTCAGATTGATCATAGGCATCGGCCATTGCCGCAGAAGGCGAATGCAATTCCATCCGCTCCATCTTTTGAGAAATGTTGTTCCAGACCTCGCCCTGATCCGCCTGTCTGGATTGGCTAATTCTGATGTTGTCGGAAACCTGGGACATCCTGGCCGATCGGCCTTGGGCATAGTGCATCTGTTTGCTGGGAGCAAACTCCATCCCGTCATGTCGCCATCTGCCAGCTTCCACGCAGGATACGGGAATGCGCAGTTCGCTCTTGGCCGCTACAAGAATGGTCAGGTTCATCACGCGGTTTTGCTTGGCCCCACGGATTTCCTCACCATCCAGAAGCAGCACAGGTCGCTCGCAATGGTTGACAAACAACAACTGGTTGACGTTGCCCGACTCGGAAACCTCATCAACATGGGCGCAACCGGATCTGAGAGCCTCTTCCAGCAGCAGATAATCAGGGTCTGCTGATTCACCGAAAAGCGGGACCATGGCCAACCCTTGAAATGCAACAACATCTCCAAGCGTAAACGACGACAAACTCTTTGTGACCGTTTCCATCTCCACCCTCCATTTTGCTTTGTTCATCTTCATTTCTTCAGGAAGCGTGAATCCTACAATCCCCCCATTCCATAATCAGGAACAGAACGAAATATTTTTTATTACAAAATAACAGCATGTTACATGATAGTGAAAAAAGGTGTTTTGGACCCTCAAAAAAATGCTTGCCGTCGAGGCTGGTTAGCGGCCATGTTTACACCACAACAAAGGGGGGATCATGCCGCCGAAACACGATCAGTTTGCAAGTCCGGCCCAGAAACTGCTTGGGCTTTTCGGGGCCTTGCTGTTCACGGGAAGAGAATATTCCCTGACTGGGCTGGCCGGGATGCTGCACTGCTCGAAGCAAACCGTCCTGCGGATGATGGAGGACATTGAGCGCAGCCGGGAAGTGAAGATCGATACTAGGCTCTCTGACGACGGACAGCGCTGGTACAAGGTCAAGACTCCCAGAAACAGGCCCAACGTGTCCCTGACCCCGGAACGAATCCAGCACCTGGTGTTGTGCCGGGACATGGTCATGCACCTGTTGCCCAAAGGGCTACGCGACGAGATCGAGAACACCATTGCCCGGTCAACGGCGTTTCTGCCAAACCTGTGTGACCGAGGTGAAGCGCTGGTTTCCATCTCCAAGTCCATGGTCAAGGGGGCCATCGACTACACCCCGCACCAGGAGACCATTGAACGCCTGTTCCAGTGCATCCGGAACAAGACGGTTTGCGACCTGACCTACCAATCGTCCACCGCCAGCCAGCCCAAGACCTACAGCTATGCTCCGCTACGGATGGTTTCCTACCGCGAGGCCTTGTACGTCAGTGGAGCCAGGGTTGCCGAGGAAGGTTCGCCGGAGATCGTGATGCGCACGATCCTTTGCGTTCACCGAATCAAGGAGGTGGTCCCAACCATCCGTGTGCATGATTTGAAAGAACAAGAGAAAGGAGATGGTCACTTCGGGTTCATGAGCCAGGAGCCTTTCCGGGTGCAGGTCAAGTTCGCGCAGGAAGTGGCAGCCTATGTCTCGGAACGGACCTGGAGCGAGGACCAGGTCATCAGACAACTCAAGAACGGCAAGATCATCCTGGAATTCACGGCCCGCAGCCGTCCGGAAGTTGTTTCATGGGTCCTGAGCTTTGGTCGT
This window encodes:
- a CDS encoding single-stranded DNA-binding protein, translated to MAGSLNKAIIIGRLGTTPELKYTAQGTPVTNFNMATDESYTDKSGNKVEQTEWHRIVVWQRQAENVCKFLQKGSLALVEGKLQTRKWQDQQGQDRYTTEIVAQNVTFMDSKQDSERLRQGQGGDGQPVYPGDKQQGSEVPPYDDLPI
- a CDS encoding T3SS (YopN, CesT) and YbjN peptide-binding chaperone 1, which translates into the protein MQKQLQKHRDSASCVPSVWTAFAQNLAQVLEGLQEDQYLIICAKQSNRYIQFAGQGLHGLRMETTSNNYLEQSEQLTEHQIALLLENGWKIPTRPPETAPEDDPEGTSNYFIDHPLPVAYKSVADLVVRTFDQILRVTHPAWLEYEAFDSDRNSLAFPTLGVKRRVRPADQDPDQMRQRLLSTVQECMGLPDLGFDQDRDIALRVGTAIVFIRYQADPPLVQMHSPLVSGLESSPGLLARLNELNKRCGFLHFFFDQGRIIAVADVHAAPFTADHIVWVLRMFCEIVDDVDDLLVYEFGGETVFKEQMVSVLTH
- a CDS encoding ARPP-1 family domain-containing protein encodes the protein METVTKSLSSFTLGDVVAFQGLAMVPLFGESADPDYLLLEEALRSGCAHVDEVSESGNVNQLLFVNHCERPVLLLDGEEIRGAKQNRVMNLTILVAAKSELRIPVSCVEAGRWRHDGMEFAPSKQMHYAQGRSARMSQVSDNIRISQSRQADQGEVWNNISQKMERMELHSPSAAMADAYDQSEDRLETYVQALRFVENQVGAIFGIHGQAMGLEYFDSTTTYSRMHEKIVRSFALDAMERKGQEEVFTGEQATAFLNRVIASSMESFDALGLGLDVRIMASSVRGGALVENGRVVHLCAFHVSEGAQTKNSSSRLARSSRRGQRY
- a CDS encoding helix-turn-helix transcriptional regulator, giving the protein MPPKHDQFASPAQKLLGLFGALLFTGREYSLTGLAGMLHCSKQTVLRMMEDIERSREVKIDTRLSDDGQRWYKVKTPRNRPNVSLTPERIQHLVLCRDMVMHLLPKGLRDEIENTIARSTAFLPNLCDRGEALVSISKSMVKGAIDYTPHQETIERLFQCIRNKTVCDLTYQSSTASQPKTYSYAPLRMVSYREALYVSGARVAEEGSPEIVMRTILCVHRIKEVVPTIRVHDLKEQEKGDGHFGFMSQEPFRVQVKFAQEVAAYVSERTWSEDQVIRQLKNGKIILEFTARSRPEVVSWVLSFGRHALLLKPKDLREDLIIVIEAMQGQYQGRK